The following coding sequences lie in one Acropora palmata chromosome 3, jaAcrPala1.3, whole genome shotgun sequence genomic window:
- the LOC141877782 gene encoding uncharacterized protein LOC141877782: MTGALWTATQPSLLQATLNHESRKRKQAVERRETEVNGSEEEGLKVKEISNVSYNKACGSQGLIFPKIRRRDVLRALEPFPISVRSGILYIAYLVAQNHTYGTILNHLSSLKHAHQLAGYELTWSSDYRFQLLLRGTKRFLGQAVSRKSAITPSILHATSALFTFSIPLHATMWALFLVAFFTFLRKSNLVPDNPRQISPKVITRANLVFTPLGANIHVSTSKTIQCHQRALVLPIPSIPGSRLCPISALRRHLSLNPGPSSAPLFSVLSGSGLAPITYKHFSGFLSRVASRLQLDPSRFSPHSFRRGGATFAFDCHVPSEIIKLQGDWQSDAYLVYLELSQQQKQRACQAMAAKLQSLFPV, encoded by the exons ATGACTGGTGCACTGTGGACTGCTACACAGCCAAGCCTCTTACAAGCAACTCTGAATCACGAAAGCCGTAAAAGAAAGCAAGCAGTTGAGAGAAGGGAAACGGAAGTCAATGGCAGCGAAGAGGAAGGCCTAAAAG TGAAAGAGATATCGAATGTCTCCTATAATAAAGCGTGCGGATCTCAGGGGCTCATCTTTCCTAAGATCCGGAGACGAGACGTACTGAGGGCTCTCGAGCCCTTTCCTATTAGTGTTCGGTCTGGAATACTGTATATTGCATACTTAGTTGCGCAGAATCACACCTACGGCACTATTTTAAATCATCTTAGCAGCCTTAAACACGCTCATCAGCTTGCTGGCTATGAACTCACTTGGAGTTCCGATTATCGTTTCCAGCTTTTGTTACGCGGCACCAAACGTTTTTTAGGGCAAGCTGTTTCTCGTAAATCCGCGATTACGCCTTCAATTTTGCACGCCACTTCTgctctttttactttttcaattCCTCTGCACGCGACCATGTGGGCTCTTTTTCTAGTcgcttttttcacttttttacgCAAATCCAATTTGGTTCCCGATAACCCACGTCAGATTTCCCCTAAGGTTATCACACGGGCAAATTTGGTCTTCACTCCCTTAGGCGCTAACATTCATGTTTCCACTTCAAAGACTATTCAGTGCCACCAACGCGCTCTTGTTTTGCCCATTCCCTCGATTCCCGGGTCCCGTCTTTGCCCAATTTCCGCGCTACGTCGCCATTTATCCCTTAATCCCGGTCCCAGCTCGGCTcctcttttttctgttttatcgGGGTCGGGTTTAGCACCCATTACCTACAAGCACTTTTCAGGTTTTCTCTCGCGAGTCGCGTCTCGACTTCAACTAGATCCTTCGCGTTTTTCCCCACACAGTTTTCGGCGCGGTGGGGCTACTTTTGCCTTCGATTGTCATGTTCCCTCCGAAATTATCAAGCTGCAAGGCGATTGGCAGAGCGACGCTTATCTTGTTTATTTAGAATTATCTCAACAGCAAAAACAGCGCGCTTGTCAGGCTATGGCAGCCAAGTTACAGTCTCTGTTTCCGGTGTAA